A window from Temnothorax longispinosus isolate EJ_2023e chromosome 1, Tlon_JGU_v1, whole genome shotgun sequence encodes these proteins:
- the P5cdh1 gene encoding delta-1-pyrroline-5-carboxylate dehydrogenase, mitochondrial produces MLGLVCRQTLLANTQKVGTRYLGSIVPVSNPPDFPLENEPVLSYKKGSPERAELEKVLDKMSKECEEVPLVIGNEEIKTDLCRYQVMPHNHKEKVAKYYWATPELVKKAIDVAVKAQREWEKRPIEKRLEMWLRIADLMATKYRQNLNAATMLGQSKTVIQAEIDSAAELIDFFKMHAYFAKDSLKYQPISPDQQTRNSIRYRGMDGFVAAVSPFNFTAIGGNLSYTPALMGNAVLWKPSDTALLSNWWIFKICREAGVPPGVVNFIPCEGPVFGDTITSSPYLSGLNFTGSVPTFNRLWAQVGQNLAKYRNYPKLIGECGGKNYHFVHSSADVETVINATIKSAFEFNGQKCSACSRMYVPESLWSKIKDGLLALRQKLTIGDVRDFTIFTGAVIDAVAFKRISGYIEYAKKSPKMEILGGGGYDNSCGYFIEPTIVQSKDPKEKLMTEEIFGPVLTIYVYKDSELDETVKLVETSTPYALTGAIFAQDEKWARKALEDFKYTAGNFYVNDKSTGSVVGQQPFGGSRMSGTNDKAGGPHYVLRWASPQAIKETFAPIREYDYPYMRA; encoded by the exons ATGTTGGGCCTGGTCTGCCGTCAGACGTTGCTGGCGAATACCCAAAA AGTCGGCACCAGATACCTGGGATCGATAGTTCCGGTGTCGAACCCGCCGGACTTTCCATTGGAGAATGAACCGGTTCTCAGCTACAAGAAGGGCAGCCCGGAAAGAGCGGAGTTGGAGAAGGTCTTGGATAAGATGAGCAAGGAATGCGAGGAGGTGCCGTTAGTTATCGGAAATGAGGAGATCAAGACCGATCTGTGCAGATATCAAGTCATG cCGCACAATCACAAGGAAAAAGTCGCCAAGTATTACTGGGCGACGCCGGAGCTCGTGAAGAAGGCGATCGACGTCGCGGTGAAGGCGCAACGAGAATGGGAGAAGCGGCCGATCGAGAAACGTCTGGAGATGTGGTTGAGGATAGCGGATCTGATGGCGACCAAGTACAGGCAAAATCTCAACGCTGCCACTATGCTCGGCCAGAGCAAGACTGTGATCCAGGCGGAGATTGACAGCGCGGCGGAACTGATCGACTTTTTCAAGATGCACGCGTATTTCGCCAAGGACAGCCTCAAGTATCAGCCGATCTCGCCGGATCAGCAGACTCGCAACTCGATTAGGTATCGCGGCATGGACGGTTTCGTCGCGGCGGTATCGCCTTTCAACTTCACCGCCATCGGTGGTAATCTCAGCTACACGCCCGCACTGATG GGTAACGCTGTGCTCTGGAAGCCGTCCGACACCGCGTTATTATCCAACTGGTGGATCTTTAAGATATGCAGAGAGGCCGGGGTGCCGCCCGGCGTGGTGAATTTCATTCCCTGCGAGGGACCCGTGTTCGGTGATACCATCACGTCCTCGCCTTACCTCTCCGGTCTCAACTTCACCGGCTCGGTACCGACGTTCAACCGCCTGTGGGCTCAGGTCGGTCAGAATCTCGCCAAGTACAGGAACTACCCGAAATTGATCGGCGAGTGCGGCGGCAAGAATTATCACTTCGTCCACTCGAGTGCCGACGTGGAAACGGTCATCAATGCGACGATAAAAAGCGCGTTCGAATTCAACGGACAGAAGTGTTCCGCTTGCAGTAGAATGTACGTGCCGGAGTCTCTATGGAGCAAG ATAAAAGACGGCCTCTTGGCTCTTCGTCAGAAACTCACAATCGGTGATGTTCGAGACTTCACTATATTCACTGGCGCCGTTATAGATGCCGTCGCGTTCAAACGGATTTCCGGTTACATCGAGTACGCAAAGAAATCGCCTAAGATGGAAATTCTTGGCGGTGGGGGCTACGACAATTC GTGCGGATATTTCATCGAACCGACAATAGTACAATCCAAAGATCCGAAAGAAAAACTCATGACGGAAGAAATATTCGGTCCGGTACTAACGATATACGTTTACAAAGATTCCGAGCTGGACGAGACGGTGAAGCTGGTGGAAACATCTACGCCTTACGCCTTGACAGGCGCAATATTCGCGCAAGATGA AAAATGGGCGAGAAAGGCACTCGAGGACTTTAAGTACACTGCCGGTAATTTTTACGTCAACGACAAATCTACCGGATCAGTAGTCGGTCAACAACCGTTCGGCGGCAGTCGAATGTCTGGTACAAATGACAAAGCCGGCGGTCCTCACTACGTCCTTCGCTGGGCATCCCCACAGGCTATTAAGGAGACCTTCGCGCCCATACGGGAATACGATTATCCGTACATGAGAGCCTAA